One Oncorhynchus kisutch isolate 150728-3 linkage group LG11, Okis_V2, whole genome shotgun sequence genomic region harbors:
- the LOC109899444 gene encoding cytochrome P450 2F3-like encodes MEIYSTVILGGLVLVLLCLFMLRRKRHVRLPPGPRGLPLIGNLLQMDNQAPYKSFVKWSGVYGPVMTVYLGPQRAVVLVGYEAVKEALVDQAEDFTGRAPIPFLVRATKGYGLVISNGERWRQLRRFTLTTLRDFGMGRKRMEEWIQEESQYLIDSLDGTKAMPFDPQPFLSRTVSNVICSLVFGQRFGYEDDKFLRLLNILTNLLRFGSTAWGQLYNIFPWLMQRLPGRQHVMFSQVDELRGFVMKKIHEHQETMDPGIPRDFIDCFLTRLNQEKDVSSSEFHYENLVSTVLNLFLAGTETTSTTIRYALVLLIKYPDIQEHVQQEIDTVIGRHRIPRVEDRKSLPFTDAVIHEVHRFLDLVPLNLPHYATKNISFRGYTIPQGTVILPILHSVLRDKDHWAMPTTFNPNHFLDMSGNFQKNPAFLAFSAGKRACVGESLARMEIFLFLVSLLQSFSFSCPGGPDSIDLSPEASSFGNMPRHYQLISTPR; translated from the coding sequence ATGGAGATATATAGTACAGTGATATTGGGAGGCCTGGTGTTGGTTCTTCTGTGTTTGTTCATGCTGAGGAGGAAGAGACACGTCCGTCTACCTCCCGGACCACGCGGCCTGCCGCTGATAGGCAACCTGCTTCAGATGGACAACCAGGCCCCCTACAAGAGCTTCGTCAAGTGGAGTGGTGTTTATGGGCCAGTGATGACAGTGTATCTGGGGCCCCAGCGGGCCGTGGTGCTGGTGGGGTACGAGGCGGTCAAGGAGGCTCTGGTGGACCAGGCTGAGGACTTCACAGGACGAGCTCCCATCCCCTTCCTGGTCCGAGCTACCAAGGGATATGGCCTGGTCATCAGTAATGGGGAGCGTTGGCGCCAGCTGCGTCGTTTCACCCTGACCACGCTAAGAGACTTTGGGATGGGCCGTaagaggatggaggagtggaTACAAGAGGAGAGCCAATACCTCATAGACAGTCTGGACGGCACTAAAGCCATGCCCTTTGACCCCCAGCCCTTCCTGAGTCGAACCGTGTCCAACGTCATCTGCTCCCTGGTGTTCGGCCAGCGCTTCGGCTACGAGGACGACAAATTCTTGCGCTTGCTCAACATCCTCACGAACTTACTGCGCTTTGGAAGCACCGCCTGGGGACAGCTCTACAACATCTTTCCCTGGCTGATGCAACGCCTGCCTGGTCGGCAGCATGTCATGTTCAGCCAGGTGGACGAGCTGAGAGGCTTTGTGATGAAGAAGATCCACGAGCACCAGGAGACCATGGACCCAGGCATCCCTAGAGACTTCATAGACTGTTTCCTCACCAGACTCAACCAGGAGAAGGATGTGTCCTCCTCTGAGTTCCATTATGAGAACCTGGTGTCCACAGTGTTAAACCTCTTCCTGGCAGGAACAGAGACCACCAGCACCACTATCAGATACGCCCTCGTGCTTCTCATCAAATACCCAGACATACAGGAGCACGTGCAGCAGGAGATCGACACAGTGATTGGTCGACACCGCATCCCTCGAGTGGAGGACAGGAAGTCTCTCCCCTTCACCGACGCTGTCATCCACGAGGTGCATCGATTCCTGGACCTCGTCCCGCTCAACCTCCCACACTACGCTACCAAGAATATCTCATTCAGAGGGTACACTATCCCTCAGGGCACCGTGATCCTTCCCATTCTGCACTCTGTTCTGCGAGACAAGGACCACTGGGCCATGCCAACAACCTTCAACCCTAATCACTTCCTAGATATGAGCGGAAACTTCCAGAAGAACCCTGCTTTCTTAGCGTTCTCTGCAGGTAAGCGTGCCTGTGTGGGGGAATCTCTGGCTCGTATGGAGATCTTTCTTTTCCTGGTGTCTCTGCTGCAGAGTTTCTCCTTCTCCTGCCCTGGAGGACCTGACAGCATTGACCTCAGCCCAGAGGCTAGCAGCTTCGGTAACATGCCGCGCCATTACCAGCTCATATCTACCCCCCGCTGA